From Halotia branconii CENA392, the proteins below share one genomic window:
- a CDS encoding energy-coupling factor ABC transporter ATP-binding protein has product MKSLTFNSQHSTCDPQAAVVKVQNLVYAYPRQKPVLQDISFTLNPGDRVALMGATGSGKSTLLENLIGIKQPQSGKIWINNIQVAPQTLPQVRRDIGFGFQDANDQLFMPTILEDITFGPRNYGVSPAVAIDQARQLLADFGLEAYANRSAHELSGGQRRLAALAAILALEPTILILDEPTNGLDPAWRRHLAQVLLKLPVQVMLIASHELQWLGKVTQRALVLSGGRIPIDGEIQPLLEEGDTLDQLGLPVNW; this is encoded by the coding sequence TTGAAATCTTTAACATTTAACTCCCAACATTCAACTTGTGATCCCCAAGCTGCTGTAGTCAAAGTCCAGAACTTGGTATATGCTTATCCCCGGCAGAAACCAGTATTGCAAGATATTTCTTTTACCTTAAATCCAGGCGATCGCGTAGCATTAATGGGAGCAACCGGGTCTGGTAAAAGTACCTTGTTAGAAAATCTGATTGGCATAAAACAACCACAATCAGGCAAAATTTGGATTAATAACATCCAAGTAGCACCTCAAACTCTGCCCCAAGTGCGTCGTGACATCGGCTTTGGCTTTCAAGATGCCAACGACCAACTATTTATGCCCACCATATTAGAAGATATTACCTTTGGCCCACGCAATTACGGTGTATCACCAGCAGTAGCAATTGATCAAGCGCGGCAATTATTAGCCGACTTTGGCTTAGAAGCTTACGCCAACCGTTCGGCTCATGAACTTTCTGGTGGACAAAGAAGATTAGCTGCCCTAGCAGCAATTTTAGCCTTAGAGCCTACAATTCTAATTTTAGATGAGCCGACTAATGGTCTTGATCCCGCATGGCGGCGACACTTAGCGCAAGTGTTGTTAAAGCTGCCTGTGCAGGTAATGTTAATTGCCTCCCATGAATTACAGTGGTTAGGAAAAGTGACTCAACGAGCTTTGGTACTTTCTGGTGGCCGCATTCCCATCGATGGCGAGATTCAACCACTTTTAGAAGAAGGAGACACTTTAGACCAGTTGGGTTTACCAGTCAATTGGTAA
- a CDS encoding energy-coupling factor transporter transmembrane component T family protein: MLKIALPLRLHLSLVIVIGAALLKYDAWPWLAVYAAIAFVWAIILRVHIRHLGGLLGAELIFLSLLALPLGWERASFLLFRSLVCLIVMNSFLLTLPPHSFGIALKSLPVPAPIKENLLLAGQYLEILLAEVTRMQRSAQLRGLNGAAGWLRYASAAMIGALYLRSLDRAERVYAAMIIRGYNGKLPVDSTLRPKERFALLAAGAIAICLTLTSYLQSSVNS, from the coding sequence ATGCTTAAAATTGCTTTGCCGTTACGCTTGCATCTATCTCTAGTGATTGTTATAGGAGCAGCTTTACTCAAGTATGATGCTTGGCCTTGGCTAGCTGTTTATGCTGCGATCGCCTTTGTCTGGGCAATAATTTTACGTGTACATATTCGCCATTTGGGAGGATTGTTAGGTGCTGAATTAATTTTCCTCTCATTACTAGCATTGCCCTTGGGATGGGAACGAGCCAGTTTTTTGCTGTTTCGTTCTTTGGTATGTCTGATTGTGATGAATAGTTTTTTGTTAACTTTACCTCCCCACAGTTTCGGTATTGCCCTCAAAAGCTTACCCGTGCCAGCACCCATCAAAGAAAATTTATTATTAGCTGGACAGTACCTAGAAATTTTGCTAGCAGAAGTCACAAGAATGCAGCGCAGCGCTCAATTGCGTGGTTTAAATGGTGCAGCCGGATGGTTGCGCTACGCCAGTGCTGCGATGATTGGAGCCTTATACCTCCGCAGCCTAGACAGAGCCGAACGAGTCTATGCAGCAATGATAATTCGTGGTTACAACGGAAAACTGCCAGTAGATTCGACCTTAAGACCAAAAGAGCGTTTTGCCCTGTTAGCCGCAGGAGCGATCGCTATTTGTTTAACCTTAACTTCTTACCTTCAAAGTTCCGTTAACAGTTAA
- a CDS encoding energy-coupling factor ABC transporter permease, with protein sequence MHIPDGFVSPPIAVATGLASATALFFACKRSQAAFGIRRAPVLGLTTAFIFAAQMINFPVAGGTSGHLLGGTLAAIILGSPWAGTLCIATVLIIQAVLFADGGITALGANIFNMGVIGVWVGWLLTQTLQRLFGGSKGRLPLAAGIAAAVSVVVAAVACAIELALSGTAPVTIVLPAMTGVHILIGIGEGLITGGVLTYLATARPDLLPGEQQQFKGWSVPVISIFLVAGVLSLFASAWPDGLEKVAEDSGFIDLASKVRVIVPTPLADYGIEGLGPIGTSIAGLVGAAVCFGVAFGIAKVVKPKNA encoded by the coding sequence ATGCATATTCCAGATGGTTTTGTTTCTCCACCAATCGCAGTGGCTACTGGTTTGGCGAGTGCAACTGCGCTATTTTTTGCCTGTAAGCGATCGCAAGCAGCTTTTGGTATCCGTCGCGCTCCTGTACTGGGCTTGACCACTGCCTTTATTTTTGCCGCCCAAATGATTAACTTCCCTGTAGCCGGAGGTACTAGCGGTCACTTGTTGGGGGGAACCTTAGCAGCGATCATCTTAGGTAGTCCTTGGGCAGGGACGTTGTGCATTGCTACGGTTTTAATCATTCAAGCTGTGTTATTCGCCGATGGTGGCATTACAGCTTTAGGAGCGAATATTTTCAATATGGGAGTGATTGGTGTTTGGGTGGGATGGCTGTTAACCCAAACCTTACAACGGTTATTTGGTGGGTCTAAAGGACGCTTACCTTTAGCTGCTGGAATTGCCGCTGCTGTGAGTGTCGTAGTAGCAGCTGTAGCTTGTGCTATTGAACTAGCTCTTTCTGGTACTGCACCTGTAACTATAGTTTTACCAGCCATGACTGGTGTGCATATTCTGATTGGTATTGGCGAAGGCCTAATTACCGGAGGTGTACTAACTTACTTAGCTACAGCACGACCAGATTTATTACCAGGAGAACAGCAGCAGTTCAAAGGTTGGTCAGTACCCGTGATCAGCATTTTCTTAGTTGCTGGTGTATTGTCATTATTCGCCTCAGCATGGCCTGATGGTTTAGAAAAAGTTGCTGAAGACTCAGGCTTCATTGACTTGGCTAGCAAAGTCCGGGTAATTGTACCTACACCCTTAGCCGACTATGGTATTGAGGGCTTAGGGCCAATCGGTACGAGTATTGCTGGTTTAGTAGGGGCTGCGGTTTGCTTTGGTGTTGCCTTTGGAATTGCCAAGGTGGTGAAACCAAAGAATGCTTAA
- a CDS encoding multicopper oxidase domain-containing protein: MPKQFLLGKEDLLSRRQLLKLGLTGAGVAGAAVLWQTLNLQTRSRVRIPPVEMAASEGVANPMKMLRNFDYGTVKQENGRTIREFELTAGTSVIQLNSAVSYNIWDLNGSIPGPTLRAKQGDRVRVLFLNEAGHSHSLHFHGVHPAEMDGVRPVKNGNATIYEFDAEPYGVHLYHCHISPVTRHIAKGLYGMFIVDPPTPRPPADEIVLIMAGYDVNDDSRNEYYAFNGLPHHFIDNPIRIYQNQLIRLYVLNIIEYDPAVTFHLHANFFDVYRSGMTMTPSEKTDVITMGVAERHILEFAFRYPGKYMFHPHQDAIAENGCMGQFEVVAASKSQNPSENF; encoded by the coding sequence ATGCCCAAGCAATTTCTTTTAGGGAAAGAAGACCTTTTGAGTCGCCGTCAACTGCTGAAATTGGGATTAACAGGTGCTGGCGTAGCTGGTGCAGCAGTGCTTTGGCAAACTTTGAATTTACAAACTCGCTCCAGGGTAAGAATACCACCTGTTGAGATGGCAGCATCTGAGGGCGTTGCTAACCCAATGAAAATGCTGAGAAATTTTGATTATGGAACAGTGAAGCAAGAAAATGGCCGTACCATCCGAGAATTTGAGTTAACCGCTGGTACTTCCGTCATTCAGCTTAACAGTGCTGTATCTTACAACATTTGGGATTTAAACGGTAGTATACCAGGGCCAACCCTACGGGCTAAACAAGGCGATCGCGTGCGGGTATTATTTTTAAATGAGGCGGGACATTCTCATTCTCTACATTTTCATGGTGTTCATCCCGCCGAAATGGATGGTGTCCGTCCAGTCAAAAATGGTAATGCCACAATTTATGAATTTGATGCTGAACCCTATGGCGTTCACCTATACCATTGCCATATTTCACCAGTTACGCGTCATATTGCTAAGGGATTGTACGGGATGTTTATCGTCGATCCTCCCACGCCGCGTCCTCCCGCTGATGAGATTGTATTAATAATGGCTGGCTATGACGTGAATGACGATAGTCGTAATGAATATTACGCCTTTAATGGATTGCCTCACCATTTCATAGATAATCCTATCCGTATTTACCAAAATCAGTTGATTCGGCTGTATGTCCTCAACATTATTGAATACGATCCGGCAGTGACATTTCATCTCCACGCCAACTTTTTTGATGTTTATCGTTCTGGGATGACGATGACTCCCAGCGAGAAAACCGATGTAATTACAATGGGTGTAGCCGAAAGACACATCTTGGAATTTGCTTTTCGCTATCCAGGTAAGTATATGTTTCATCCTCATCAAGATGCGATCGCCGAAAACGGTTGCATGGGACAATTTGAAGTTGTTGCTGCTAGTAAATCTCAAAATCCTTCGGAAAATTTCTGA
- a CDS encoding ComEA family DNA-binding protein — protein MIKFRYVCLSVATAAIVTLSGCNNAPQAENPSAPAANSTAQVTETATHSSHSGKAKININNAILSELDKFEAKLGVPALSNKIQASRPYASPEDLVTKKVINQEQFDQIKDMVTVQEVVLTGEAKDVDYMTKLGLMKGHLLVAQELLDKNLPKQAEPHIGHPVEEIYVDVEDQLNERKVKEFKTTLISLEDLVKSNPKNAKVKTDLTSSVQAVDGAIATLPQDQRSKPGFVLQVMNELLDAANSEYGAAIANGKITAAIEYQDSRGFVNYANELYQGISSQVAQVNPEAHKAIETSLTELTKVWPSVIPPAKPVQTPSEVTKLVTTIEQNSQKVINQSSTQAQR, from the coding sequence ATGATTAAATTTCGTTATGTCTGTCTAAGCGTCGCCACTGCTGCCATAGTTACTTTAAGCGGATGTAATAATGCACCACAAGCCGAAAACCCATCTGCACCGGCAGCTAATTCCACTGCACAGGTGACTGAAACCGCCACTCATAGCAGTCATAGCGGTAAAGCAAAAATTAATATTAATAATGCTATCTTGTCAGAGTTGGATAAGTTTGAAGCTAAATTAGGTGTACCAGCTTTATCAAACAAAATTCAAGCCAGTCGTCCCTACGCCAGTCCAGAAGATTTAGTGACTAAAAAAGTCATAAATCAAGAACAGTTTGACCAGATCAAAGATATGGTAACTGTGCAAGAAGTGGTGTTAACAGGCGAAGCCAAAGATGTTGATTACATGACAAAATTGGGGTTGATGAAAGGACATCTTTTGGTAGCACAAGAACTTTTAGATAAAAATCTGCCAAAACAAGCTGAACCTCATATTGGACACCCAGTTGAAGAAATTTATGTAGATGTAGAAGATCAATTAAATGAGCGCAAAGTTAAAGAATTTAAGACAACTTTGATTAGCTTAGAAGATTTGGTAAAATCTAATCCTAAGAACGCCAAAGTTAAAACTGATCTTACCTCTTCAGTGCAAGCCGTTGATGGAGCGATCGCAACTCTACCCCAAGATCAACGCTCCAAGCCGGGATTTGTGTTACAAGTAATGAATGAATTATTGGATGCAGCTAATTCAGAATATGGGGCTGCGATCGCAAATGGTAAAATTACCGCAGCGATTGAATATCAAGACTCTCGTGGCTTTGTAAATTACGCCAACGAATTATATCAAGGAATTTCTAGCCAAGTAGCTCAAGTAAATCCTGAAGCACATAAAGCAATTGAGACAAGTCTCACTGAACTTACAAAAGTTTGGCCTAGCGTTATTCCACCCGCTAAACCAGTGCAAACTCCCAGTGAGGTTACTAAGCTGGTGACAACCATTGAGCAAAACTCTCAAAAAGTAATTAATCAATCTAGCACTCAAGCCCAACGATAA
- a CDS encoding ferritin-like domain-containing protein — MQELDQNKTIGLLNAIMEFELAGVVRYTHYSLMVTGPNRIPIVDFFKAQASESLLHAQQVGEILTGLDGHPSLKIAQMEETYQHTVKDILAESLSHEKKALDLYKSLLETVSNASIYLEEFARGMIGQEEMHNLELKKMLRDFS, encoded by the coding sequence ATGCAAGAGCTTGACCAGAATAAAACCATCGGTCTACTGAACGCCATTATGGAATTTGAACTAGCGGGGGTAGTGCGTTACACACATTACTCCTTGATGGTAACTGGCCCAAATCGGATTCCAATTGTAGATTTTTTTAAAGCCCAGGCTAGTGAATCTTTACTTCATGCTCAACAAGTAGGAGAAATTTTGACGGGCTTAGATGGGCATCCCTCGCTCAAAATCGCTCAAATGGAAGAAACTTATCAACATACAGTCAAGGATATTTTGGCAGAAAGCTTATCTCATGAAAAGAAGGCACTTGATTTGTATAAAAGTCTGCTAGAAACTGTCAGTAATGCTAGCATTTATCTCGAAGAATTTGCTCGTGGCATGATTGGACAAGAAGAGATGCATAATCTCGAATTGAAAAAGATGTTACGCGATTTTAGCTAA
- a CDS encoding FTR1 family iron permease, with protein MDFSVALPTFVITLREGVEAALVVGIVLALLKKAKQSRLNIWVYAGVGVGIAVSALIGVLFGWGIQALGALNPQYTSVVEPMLEGVFSVLAIAMLSWMLIWMTRQAKFMKAQVEGAVTEALTQNSHAGWGIFSLILIAVVREGFETVLFVSANFQQGLIPALGAIGGLAAAAGIGVLLFKWGIKINIRQFFQVMGVLLVLIVAGLVVSGLKNFDEAANNLALSSRASESLCFYYERFTKVHSCILGPMVWDTSNILPDGQFPGIVLKALFGYRDNLYVVQAVGYVVFLLIVGGLYFRSLNGSSSQAKKEVSVTQKPVSSAKD; from the coding sequence ATGGATTTTAGTGTTGCTCTACCTACTTTTGTAATTACACTCCGAGAAGGAGTCGAGGCTGCCCTTGTGGTGGGGATTGTACTGGCCTTGCTAAAAAAAGCTAAACAATCCCGACTCAACATTTGGGTATACGCTGGTGTCGGCGTTGGTATTGCTGTTAGTGCGCTGATTGGTGTGCTATTTGGTTGGGGGATTCAAGCTTTAGGGGCGCTTAATCCTCAATACACCTCTGTAGTTGAACCCATGCTAGAAGGTGTGTTTAGTGTGTTAGCGATCGCTATGCTCAGCTGGATGCTAATCTGGATGACTAGACAAGCTAAATTTATGAAAGCGCAAGTTGAGGGCGCAGTTACAGAAGCATTAACACAAAATTCCCATGCTGGCTGGGGCATTTTTAGTTTAATTTTAATTGCTGTTGTCCGCGAAGGCTTTGAGACTGTTCTATTTGTCTCTGCTAATTTTCAACAGGGATTAATACCTGCTTTGGGTGCTATTGGTGGTTTAGCAGCAGCAGCCGGTATTGGGGTACTGTTGTTTAAATGGGGCATTAAAATTAATATCCGCCAGTTTTTCCAAGTAATGGGCGTTTTATTAGTGTTGATTGTCGCCGGCTTGGTAGTTTCTGGCTTGAAAAATTTTGATGAAGCCGCGAATAACCTTGCTCTTAGCAGCCGTGCTTCTGAAAGTCTTTGTTTCTATTATGAACGCTTTACCAAAGTCCATTCTTGTATTTTGGGGCCGATGGTTTGGGATACTTCTAATATTTTGCCTGATGGACAATTTCCGGGAATTGTTCTTAAAGCTTTGTTTGGTTATCGAGATAATCTTTATGTAGTGCAAGCAGTTGGCTACGTTGTGTTTTTATTAATTGTTGGGGGGCTATATTTCCGTAGTTTAAATGGTAGTTCTTCTCAAGCTAAAAAGGAGGTTTCTGTAACTCAAAAACCAGTTAGTTCTGCCAAAGATTAA
- a CDS encoding ABC transporter substrate-binding protein, translating to MYRRWILLALAISLSLFLIACATATTQQPQAQVSATTETPNSKSQQFAKRIVTLSSLTTDIIYQLDKSKLVGITGSNLFNNDPRFQSIPRVSEGQSPPNLEKIVALKPDLVIGAEGFSNPAVQRLQQLGIDSFLTQVKNWESLEELTKKLAHLIDADPQPLLNRYQTFLPDKPTQNLSTLVLVSRQPILAPNKNSWAGDLLTKFQAKNVAAELQGNSPIGGYVTLSAEKVLQANPEVIIVVNPPQGGSEKTVLASFKKEAFWQKLQATKNNRVYTFDYYGLVNPGSIDAIEKACQQLKQDLFLTNNQK from the coding sequence ATGTATCGTCGTTGGATATTACTTGCTCTAGCAATCTCATTAAGCCTATTTTTAATAGCTTGTGCTACTGCAACTACTCAACAGCCACAAGCACAAGTTTCAGCAACTACAGAAACACCTAATAGTAAATCTCAACAATTTGCCAAAAGAATTGTTACTCTTTCCTCTCTGACTACAGACATTATTTATCAACTTGATAAATCAAAGCTAGTAGGTATTACTGGTAGCAACTTATTTAATAATGATCCTAGATTTCAAAGTATTCCTCGTGTGAGTGAAGGGCAAAGTCCTCCTAATTTAGAAAAAATTGTTGCTCTCAAACCAGATTTAGTAATTGGTGCAGAAGGTTTTTCTAACCCAGCAGTTCAAAGACTCCAGCAACTAGGCATTGATAGTTTTTTAACTCAAGTGAAAAATTGGGAATCTTTAGAAGAACTGACTAAAAAGCTGGCTCATTTAATTGATGCTGACCCTCAGCCTTTATTAAACCGCTACCAAACTTTTTTACCAGACAAGCCAACCCAAAACCTGTCAACTCTTGTACTAGTTAGTCGTCAACCAATTTTAGCACCGAATAAAAACAGTTGGGCTGGAGATTTACTAACAAAATTTCAGGCGAAAAATGTAGCAGCAGAATTACAAGGTAATAGTCCCATTGGTGGGTATGTGACACTTTCGGCTGAGAAAGTTTTGCAAGCAAATCCAGAAGTAATTATTGTAGTCAACCCTCCACAAGGTGGTTCGGAAAAAACTGTTTTAGCATCCTTTAAAAAAGAGGCTTTTTGGCAAAAATTACAAGCTACTAAAAATAATAGAGTCTACACCTTTGATTATTATGGATTGGTAAATCCTGGTAGTATAGATGCCATAGAAAAAGCTTGTCAGCAACTTAAGCAAGATTTATTCTTGACAAATAACCAAAAATAG
- a CDS encoding glycosyltransferase family 4 protein: MSTSTKLLKLLFISTPVGHLGSGLGGGVELSLYNVAQEMIRRGHQLQIVAPADSTGNNLPLVQIPGNLQIIAQSQSRTAPINMPENSVLANMWDYARQVQNNYDLIVNFAYDWLPFYLTPFFDCPIAHLVSMGSLSNALDAIIKQIASQFPGTIGFHTQTQAETFALKQQCPILSNGIDLSLYNFCTQPKHQLAWVGRIAPEKGLEDAVAASQITNIPLKIMGKIQDDLYWQKICQDYPNAPWEYLGFLSTNQMQQVVRECKASLMTPHWIEAFGNVAIESLACGVPVICYRRGGPVEIIQDSKTGFLVEPDSVTGLVNAIARLDEINRYTCRHQAETEFSLSALGDRFEKWFYSVTLDKILL; encoded by the coding sequence ATGAGTACTTCTACGAAACTTTTAAAATTACTTTTTATTTCTACTCCTGTGGGACACCTTGGTAGTGGACTCGGAGGCGGCGTGGAATTGAGCTTGTATAATGTAGCACAAGAAATGATCAGGCGGGGTCATCAACTGCAAATCGTGGCTCCTGCCGATTCTACTGGAAATAATCTGCCCTTAGTACAGATTCCTGGTAATTTACAAATCATTGCTCAAAGTCAGTCACGCACAGCCCCCATCAACATGCCAGAAAACTCTGTGCTGGCGAATATGTGGGATTATGCTCGTCAAGTCCAAAATAATTATGACTTGATTGTGAACTTTGCTTACGATTGGTTGCCATTTTATCTCACACCTTTTTTTGACTGTCCCATCGCCCACTTAGTCAGCATGGGGTCACTGAGTAACGCTTTAGACGCAATTATTAAACAAATAGCAAGTCAGTTTCCTGGTACGATTGGCTTTCATACTCAAACACAAGCGGAAACTTTCGCGCTTAAGCAACAGTGTCCCATACTCAGTAATGGTATTGATTTATCGTTATATAATTTTTGCACTCAACCAAAACACCAATTAGCTTGGGTAGGTAGAATTGCCCCAGAAAAAGGTTTAGAAGATGCAGTAGCAGCATCGCAGATTACAAACATTCCCCTGAAAATTATGGGGAAAATCCAAGATGATTTATACTGGCAAAAAATTTGTCAAGATTATCCCAATGCACCTTGGGAATATCTAGGATTTTTATCGACAAATCAAATGCAGCAAGTAGTACGAGAGTGTAAAGCATCATTAATGACACCTCATTGGATAGAAGCATTTGGAAATGTCGCAATTGAAAGTTTGGCTTGTGGAGTGCCAGTGATTTGTTATCGTCGGGGTGGTCCAGTAGAAATTATCCAAGATAGCAAAACTGGCTTTTTAGTAGAACCTGATAGTGTTACTGGTTTAGTTAATGCGATCGCTCGTTTGGATGAAATTAACCGCTATACCTGTCGTCACCAAGCAGAAACAGAATTTTCTCTTTCAGCATTAGGCGATCGCTTTGAAAAATGGTTTTACTCAGTGACTCTTGATAAAATACTTCTCTAG
- a CDS encoding DUF2141 domain-containing protein, which yields MSKGLKSSVLLLAVIGNLAWSLTAKANLNGKLTVEIDGLRNKVGQVCTSIFASSQGFPNNRDRILQRQCTKINDTSLKVTFDNLKAGNYAVAVMHDQNSDLNLNRNDLGMPIEGFGFSRNPEVRTSAPKFSDAAILVAGPNTNIQIQLKYF from the coding sequence ATGAGCAAAGGATTGAAATCTAGCGTATTGTTACTTGCTGTGATAGGAAATCTGGCATGGTCATTGACCGCTAAAGCAAATCTCAACGGCAAACTTACAGTAGAAATTGATGGATTGAGAAACAAAGTAGGGCAAGTCTGCACCAGTATATTTGCTAGTAGTCAAGGATTTCCTAATAACCGTGATCGCATCTTACAAAGGCAATGTACTAAAATTAACGATACTTCCTTGAAAGTTACCTTTGATAACTTAAAAGCAGGTAATTACGCCGTTGCTGTGATGCACGATCAAAATAGTGACCTTAATCTCAATCGTAATGATCTAGGAATGCCTATCGAAGGCTTCGGATTTTCTAGAAATCCAGAAGTTCGCACGAGTGCGCCCAAGTTTAGCGATGCTGCTATTTTGGTAGCAGGGCCAAACACTAATATCCAAATTCAATTGAAATATTTTTAG
- a CDS encoding glycosyltransferase family 4 protein, with protein MNNTAAILYKRDGYDTSGNRLLGRQAAGEGFLKALVQYGTNDYLYCYADSQPEFVEFCDRIQPWMKRPRQVKWLPTSNPHTLAQAGTIYQPDPLLSKLAWNRRYFDQQGYSICGVTHTIASTGVMGGVGDLLIAPVQPWDALICTSVAVKTAIERLLDTWAEYLAQRIGAKPHINIQLPIIPLGVDCDAFDQGDNTPNIRKSLRQILNISEDDIVVLFVGRLCFYAKAHPIPMYLALEKAAQATKAKIHFVQAGWFEDQREEVSFKESTQIFCPSVNCIFVDGRKPEIRSGIWSIADIFLSLVDNIQETFGLTPIEAMAAGLPVIVSDWDGYQESVRHEVDGLRIPTMMPPLGSGLDLGSAYLSDNLNYSSYIAHSSMVIAVDIDAASTALIKLIANPEMIRRLGENGRQRARQTYDWQVVIAAYEELWQELATIRNTATMSAPVLRNSPPVPLCDDPFRLFAHYTPIKPTPDLILGLGSMATPENLQQLRQNWMTNFGTDRRSTNSTIDEILTAIAQHGAVSIETILNQHPNLSSTELLRTVMYLLKFDVLRVENLPS; from the coding sequence ATGAACAACACCGCCGCAATTTTATACAAAAGAGATGGTTACGATACTTCTGGGAATAGACTGTTAGGTCGTCAGGCTGCGGGTGAAGGTTTTCTTAAAGCCTTAGTTCAGTATGGGACAAATGATTATCTATACTGTTATGCAGATAGCCAACCAGAATTTGTGGAATTTTGCGATCGCATTCAACCTTGGATGAAACGTCCTCGTCAAGTAAAATGGCTACCTACGAGCAATCCTCACACTCTTGCACAAGCAGGGACAATTTATCAGCCTGATCCGTTACTCTCCAAACTTGCCTGGAATAGAAGATATTTTGATCAGCAAGGATATAGTATTTGTGGAGTAACTCATACGATTGCCAGTACAGGAGTTATGGGTGGTGTTGGCGATTTGCTAATTGCTCCTGTTCAGCCGTGGGATGCTTTGATTTGTACTTCTGTGGCAGTTAAGACTGCGATTGAACGTCTGCTTGATACTTGGGCTGAATATTTAGCTCAACGTATAGGCGCTAAACCTCATATTAATATTCAATTACCAATTATTCCTTTGGGTGTTGATTGTGACGCTTTTGATCAAGGCGATAATACTCCAAATATCAGAAAAAGTCTGCGTCAAATACTAAATATCTCTGAAGATGACATTGTTGTGCTATTCGTAGGCAGATTGTGCTTTTATGCCAAAGCACATCCTATACCAATGTATTTGGCTTTGGAAAAAGCAGCACAAGCAACTAAAGCTAAAATTCATTTTGTGCAAGCTGGCTGGTTTGAAGATCAAAGAGAAGAAGTTAGTTTTAAAGAAAGTACTCAAATATTTTGTCCATCAGTTAATTGTATTTTTGTTGATGGACGCAAACCAGAAATTCGTTCAGGAATCTGGTCTATTGCCGATATTTTTCTTTCTTTAGTAGATAATATTCAAGAAACTTTTGGACTAACGCCTATTGAAGCGATGGCGGCTGGTTTACCTGTAATTGTCTCAGATTGGGATGGTTATCAAGAATCTGTGCGTCATGAAGTTGATGGTTTACGGATTCCGACTATGATGCCTCCGCTTGGGTCTGGATTGGATTTAGGCTCTGCATATTTGAGTGATAACTTAAATTACAGTTCTTATATTGCTCATTCATCAATGGTAATTGCTGTTGATATTGATGCAGCATCAACAGCGTTAATAAAGTTAATTGCTAATCCTGAAATGATAAGGCGCTTAGGAGAAAACGGACGACAACGTGCTAGGCAAACTTATGATTGGCAAGTTGTAATTGCAGCTTATGAAGAATTGTGGCAGGAGTTAGCCACCATTCGCAATACTGCAACCATGTCTGCACCAGTACTACGAAATAGTCCGCCTGTACCTTTATGTGATGATCCTTTTAGATTGTTTGCCCATTACACCCCAATAAAGCCAACTCCAGATTTAATTTTAGGACTAGGTAGTATGGCTACACCAGAAAATTTACAGCAACTTAGGCAAAACTGGATGACTAATTTTGGTACAGACAGAAGAAGCACAAATTCTACTATAGATGAAATTTTAACTGCGATCGCCCAACATGGTGCAGTCTCAATTGAGACAATTCTCAATCAACATCCAAATCTTTCTTCTACAGAATTACTTCGTACTGTGATGTATTTGCTGAAATTTGATGTTTTGCGCGTAGAAAATTTGCCTTCGTAA